From Canis lupus baileyi chromosome 16, mCanLup2.hap1, whole genome shotgun sequence, a single genomic window includes:
- the TAX1BP3 gene encoding tax1-binding protein 3, translating to MSYIPGQPVTAVVQRVEIHKLRQGENLILGFSIGGGIDQDPSQNPFSEDKTDKGIYVTRVSEGGPAEIAGLQIGDKIMQVNGWDMTMVTHDQARKRLTKRSEEVVRLLVTRQSLQKAVQQSMLS from the exons ATGTCCTACATCCCGGGCCAGCCGGTCACCGCCGTGGTG CAAAGAGTTGAAATTCACAAGCTGCGTCAAGGTGAGAACTTAATACTGGGCTTCAGCATTGGAGGTGGAATTGACCAGGATCCCTCCCAGAATCCCTTCTCAGAAGATAAAACAGACAAG GGCATTTATGTCACACGAGTATCTGAAGGAGGCCCTGCTGAAATTGCTGGGCTGCAGATTGGAGACAAGATTATGCAG GTGAATGGCTGGGACATGACCATGGTCACACACGACCAAGCCCGGAAGCGGCTCACCAAGCGCTCGGAGGAGGTGGTGCGCCTGCTAGTGACCCGACAGTCGCTGCAGAAGGCAGTGCAGCAGTCCATGCTGTCCTAG